In one window of Deinococcus terrestris DNA:
- a CDS encoding glycosyltransferase, translating into MRRPDLARAYRLTAAGFFGYKALTLLVNALTYPRLRPRSLAPERPRVSLLVPARNEAHNLPHTLPGLLAQGADEVLVLDDGSTDGTAGVARALGAQVLTGAPLPPGWHGKPWACQQLGEAATGEVLIFTDADVEWHPGALGAVLHEFARSGTDFLSVYPRQRNVTFGERLLTPLVDTVLLTFLPHPLLRFPHHAAAAANGQLIVLRRETYRRVGGHALVRSELLEDVAFASRVKARGGRLGLALGRGVLEVRMYRSYPDSVGGFGKNVGSFHGRSRALLAASLGWHLAAYTLPWLLPGHVRGVWPLRLAGLAERTSVNLLTGRRRPADLAEGLLAPVTPLLALPVYRRAMRRKVAWKGREYEQ; encoded by the coding sequence GTGAGGCGCCCCGACCTCGCCCGCGCCTACCGCCTCACGGCGGCGGGCTTTTTCGGCTACAAGGCCCTGACCCTGCTCGTCAATGCGCTGACCTATCCCCGGCTGCGGCCCCGGTCCCTCGCCCCGGAGCGGCCCCGCGTCTCGCTGCTGGTGCCCGCGCGGAACGAGGCCCACAACCTCCCCCACACGCTGCCGGGCCTGCTCGCGCAGGGGGCGGACGAGGTGCTGGTCCTCGATGACGGCAGCACGGACGGCACCGCCGGGGTGGCGCGGGCGCTGGGAGCGCAGGTGCTCACGGGCGCTCCCCTCCCCCCCGGCTGGCACGGCAAGCCCTGGGCCTGTCAGCAACTGGGGGAGGCAGCGACGGGCGAGGTCCTGATCTTCACCGACGCAGACGTGGAGTGGCACCCCGGTGCCCTGGGCGCGGTGCTGCACGAGTTCGCCCGCTCGGGGACCGACTTCCTGAGCGTCTATCCCCGGCAGCGCAACGTGACGTTCGGCGAGCGGCTGCTCACGCCGCTGGTGGACACGGTGCTGCTGACCTTCCTGCCGCATCCGCTGCTGCGTTTTCCGCACCATGCGGCCGCCGCCGCCAACGGGCAACTCATCGTGCTGCGGCGAGAAACCTACCGCCGGGTCGGAGGGCACGCGCTGGTGCGCTCGGAACTGCTGGAGGACGTGGCTTTCGCCAGCCGGGTCAAGGCGCGGGGCGGGCGGCTGGGGCTGGCGCTGGGGCGCGGGGTGCTGGAGGTGCGGATGTACCGCAGTTACCCCGACTCGGTAGGGGGCTTCGGGAAGAATGTCGGCTCCTTTCATGGTCGCTCGCGGGCGCTGCTGGCCGCCTCTCTGGGGTGGCATCTCGCGGCGTACACGCTGCCCTGGCTGCTGCCGGGACACGTGCGGGGGGTGTGGCCGCTGCGCCTCGCGGGGCTGGCCGAGCGTACGTCGGTCAACCTGCTGACTGGGCGCCGCCGCCCCGCCGACCTCGCCGAGGGGCTGCTCGCGCCGGTCACGCCGCTGCTGGCCCTGCCCGTGTATCGTCGGGCCATGCGGCGCAAGGTGGCCTGGAAGGGCCGGGAGTACGAGCAATGA
- a CDS encoding phytoene desaturase family protein, which produces MSPRTRHIAVIGAGFAGLAAALRLAQAGARVTVLDALERPGGKAALGYEDFSSGPTVVTMPQVFRGLHARLGLDLPPLEPARPTTTYHALSGRTFAPEALHVAGSLEPTLAQLSRQEARDYARLLEAARRMYRDAAPTFIFGPPPGRAGLARYALTRGLRAAPWSSLARLVRSGPFLTPFWLRFATYLGADPYRAPAVLHNISWVELGYGVWHLEGGLGALAGRLHERAAALGVRFEFGTRVQLLSTHGGQVLGAHTSRGAFAADAWVSAADRALTRGWLGLPADPAPRGLSGFALQLRLPENRGHAHHIFWPAEYAREWRDIRAGQLPGDPTLYLHLDGDRAFLLVNAPPRPEAVGNAPEYGKFLLRQLQARFPLEVSEWRPLSPADYARTGVGGALYGQAPHGLTGSLRPGWTLPGARNLVQVGGTVHPGGGVPLSILSGWNGAGQLLGLGYDDLGGRDVPGKGETWPG; this is translated from the coding sequence GTGAGTCCCCGGACCCGCCATATCGCCGTCATCGGGGCGGGCTTCGCGGGCCTCGCGGCGGCGCTGCGGCTGGCGCAGGCCGGGGCCAGGGTCACGGTCCTGGACGCCCTGGAGCGGCCCGGCGGCAAGGCGGCGCTGGGCTACGAGGACTTCTCCAGCGGCCCCACCGTGGTCACCATGCCGCAGGTCTTCCGGGGCCTGCACGCCCGGTTGGGGCTAGACCTGCCCCCGCTGGAACCCGCCCGCCCCACCACGACCTACCACGCGCTCTCGGGCCGCACCTTCGCGCCCGAGGCGCTGCATGTGGCCGGAAGCCTGGAGCCGACGCTGGCGCAACTCTCCCGACAGGAGGCCCGCGACTATGCCCGGCTGCTGGAGGCCGCCCGGCGGATGTACCGGGACGCCGCACCCACCTTCATCTTCGGGCCGCCGCCGGGTCGCGCCGGGCTCGCCCGCTACGCCCTGACGCGGGGCCTGCGGGCCGCCCCGTGGAGCAGCCTCGCCCGCCTCGTGCGCAGTGGCCCCTTCCTGACCCCCTTCTGGCTGCGCTTCGCCACGTATCTGGGGGCCGATCCCTACCGCGCCCCCGCCGTCCTGCACAACATTTCCTGGGTGGAGCTGGGCTATGGGGTGTGGCACCTGGAGGGGGGGCTGGGCGCACTCGCCGGGCGGCTGCACGAGCGGGCGGCGGCGCTGGGCGTGCGCTTCGAGTTCGGCACGCGGGTCCAGCTTCTGAGCACCCACGGCGGACAGGTCCTCGGGGCGCACACCAGCCGGGGAGCCTTTGCCGCCGACGCCTGGGTCAGCGCCGCCGACCGTGCCCTCACACGCGGGTGGCTGGGCCTGCCCGCCGACCCCGCCCCGCGCGGCCTGAGCGGATTTGCCCTGCAACTGCGGCTCCCGGAGAACCGGGGGCACGCCCACCACATCTTCTGGCCTGCCGAGTACGCCCGCGAGTGGCGCGACATCCGGGCGGGGCAGCTGCCGGGGGACCCCACCCTCTACCTGCACCTGGACGGCGACCGGGCCTTCCTGCTGGTGAACGCGCCGCCCCGCCCGGAGGCCGTCGGGAACGCGCCGGAGTACGGCAAGTTCCTGCTGCGGCAGCTTCAGGCCCGCTTTCCGCTGGAGGTATCCGAGTGGCGGCCCCTCTCCCCCGCCGACTACGCCCGCACCGGGGTGGGCGGCGCGTTATACGGACAGGCGCCGCACGGCCTGACGGGGAGCCTGCGCCCCGGCTGGACGCTGCCGGGTGCCCGCAACCTCGTGCAGGTGGGGGGCACGGTGCATCCGGGCGGAGGGGTGCCGCTCTCCATCCTCAGCGGCTGGAACGGGGCCGGGCAGTTGCTGGGCCTGGGCTACGACGACCTGGGGGGCCGGGACGTGCCCGGCAAGGGGGAAACGTGGCCCGGCTGA
- a CDS encoding cytochrome P450: protein MARLTPLAALPEPPPRPGSGHLQDWAQAPLPLLEEGARRAREGGGSLFQLRLGLPAVLGFSPEWNRRVLTDLPTFRSAGTFPRLVPFIAGGIVLTDAPEHRARRGVLNPAFGRSELEALRERVRLARPPVPTGEFDALDWADRAVLRMLNAAYFSGEFPEELLHAFLAPLRRPFPYPALPRPRLFARVRAELDWLALRRRAAGGGDDLLAVLAPLPGGLEEVRISLAAAHDTTTHALVWTMWHLARHPRWHTREGHPAALKETLRLYPPGWMGSRRLASPLEWEGVHLPRGTLVLYSPYLSARDPERWEAPGEFQPQRWHQPPPAWTYLPFGGGERICLGMHLAHLIILETLAALPPLSPVSDDPVPWAGVTLGPVGPVRMRAVGESTS from the coding sequence GTGGCCCGGCTGACCCCCCTCGCGGCCCTGCCCGAGCCGCCCCCCCGCCCCGGCTCCGGTCACCTTCAGGACTGGGCGCAGGCGCCGCTGCCCTTGCTGGAGGAGGGAGCGCGGCGGGCACGCGAGGGCGGCGGGAGCCTGTTCCAATTGCGGTTGGGCCTTCCGGCGGTGCTGGGCTTCAGTCCGGAATGGAATCGCCGTGTGCTCACCGACCTGCCCACCTTCCGCAGCGCGGGCACCTTTCCGCGTCTGGTGCCCTTTATCGCGGGCGGCATCGTCCTGACCGACGCGCCGGAGCACCGCGCCCGCCGGGGCGTGCTGAATCCGGCGTTCGGCCGCTCGGAGCTGGAAGCCCTGCGCGAGCGGGTGCGCCTGGCCCGCCCCCCCGTGCCCACCGGCGAGTTCGACGCGCTGGACTGGGCCGACCGCGCCGTGCTGCGGATGCTGAACGCGGCGTACTTCAGCGGCGAGTTTCCGGAGGAGCTGCTGCACGCCTTCCTCGCCCCGCTGCGGCGCCCCTTTCCTTACCCGGCGCTACCCCGGCCCCGACTCTTTGCCCGCGTCCGGGCCGAGCTGGACTGGCTGGCCCTGCGGCGGCGGGCAGCGGGCGGAGGCGACGATCTCCTCGCCGTCCTCGCCCCCCTTCCCGGCGGGCTGGAGGAGGTGCGGATCAGCCTCGCCGCCGCGCACGACACCACCACACACGCGCTGGTGTGGACGATGTGGCACCTCGCCCGGCACCCGAGGTGGCACACGCGGGAGGGCCACCCCGCCGCCCTCAAGGAGACACTGCGCCTATACCCCCCCGGTTGGATGGGCAGCCGCCGCCTGGCCTCGCCGCTGGAGTGGGAGGGCGTCCACCTGCCGCGCGGCACGCTGGTGCTGTACAGCCCCTACCTCAGCGCCCGCGACCCGGAGCGCTGGGAGGCCCCCGGCGAGTTCCAGCCTCAGCGCTGGCACCAGCCGCCCCCGGCCTGGACCTACCTCCCTTTCGGCGGCGGCGAGCGGATCTGCCTGGGGATGCACCTCGCGCACCTGATCATTCTGGAGACGCTCGCCGCGTTGCCCCCGTTGTCACCCGTGAGCGACGACCCGGTGCCCTGGGCCG